The sequence TCTTCACCTTCCCTACTGTCATTTAGCTGCTAGGGATTTGATTGCCCTAGCTTTTCCTATGCCAACATTATAACATGGTATCGCTAACATTTTTCATCTACGAGCCCTATTGCTCTTACTCCTATAGTCTACCATATGTTTAAATGAAAAAAGTAACAGCAGTTTAAAGTTAGTTTCCTCTTTAAACTGCTGTTACTTAAACTCATCAATTCTTTTCAGCAAAATACTTTTCAGTGAATCTTTTCAGCAATGGAAATAAAATCGGAGCTAATATCAGGTAAAATCCTCCATTCCCTATAGCATGCAGGGTGTCGAACGGCAGACCAGAAATATAATAGACCCAGATGTTTTGAATGCCAAAGAAAGGCGCTTGTACAAGTGAAATAATAAAACCATACAGATACCCAGACAACGTGGCGTAAAAAACCATGAACACAAACGGAATGCGTGTAAAAAACGGTTTGACGACTAGTCCTGTCAGCAAGACAAGAAAAACAAATGAAATCATTTGAGCAAGTGTCCATACCCCCATGCCTAATGTAATATTGGAAATAAAAATAGATAAAACAGCTACGATCATGCCGTCGCTGATTCCCAATGAAAGGGTCAAAATGATTAAGATAACGGTCACGGGTTGGACATTTGGCAAGAATTGAAATACTAACCGGCTCACTTGGCAAAGTGTCGTCATCATGGCGAGTAACGTCATTCGTTGAATAGACAATGGTTTAGATTTACATGCCATCTAAGTTCCACACGATAGTGTCGCCATCTTCTAAAATATAGTCTGCTGCCCCTACAGCAGCTTGTTCGCCATTGACAGTGTATAGCCAGTATTTCCCTGCTTTATCGTCCTGTTCATGTCCTTCAACAGCAGAAATAAACCCTTCTTTTTCGGTAATGTCATAGTTCTTTTCCATGGCTTCTAGCAAGGTTTCGCCTGCTTCTGCTTTTATTTCTTTATTTGCATCAGGTAGATCTTCGCCTGCTTCTTGGACATTGATCGATACCGCTACTGTTTCTACAGCCGAACTTGTGGCGGTCATCTCACTTGAAGCGACTGAACTGCTTTCATTTCCTGCTGGTTGATTGGTATCGCTGCAAGCCACCAATGCTAATGAAGCTGCAACAACCAAACCTAATTTTAATTTTAATTTTAATTTCATTTTTTCTTCCTCCAAATCAATAATAGTAAGCTTTTTGAGACAAAAAAAACAACAAGGCAGAATCTTGTTGGACACCCGTCTGTTCTGCCTCGAAACAGTCGGTTCAAAAGCAATTGAAAAAAGACCTGACTCAAAGCGGCTGCTTTTTACAGTGGCGGGACCGTGTTGGATTTTCACCAACTTCCAGTTTTCAATAGCTTATTCAATTTTAGCGGATATCTTTTTTTGTTAAAGATGTATGGAAAACTTTTCCGCCTCTTTCATACAAGGTTTCTTTTACGCTTGCTTGATGGTTGACCAACCGTGCTGCAGCAAACAAATAATCTGACAAACGATTGATAAAAATGCCGACATGAAGATTTATTTCTTCTACTGCTGCTAAACTGACAATGCGCCGTTCAGCTCTTCTAACGGTCGTCCTAGCCAAATGCAGTAAACTCGCAACGGGATGACCGCCTGGCAAAACAAAAGATTCGATTGCATCTGGAATTTCTGCATAAACATCGATTCGCGATTCAATCCATTTGATCATTTCTTCTGTTACCTTATAGTCTTTTTTCCCGTGGGGGGTCGCCAAATCTGTCCCGCAATCAAATAAACTGTGCTGCAGTTCAATTAGTTCACTTTTTAAAGATTCGTCTTGTTCGCTCATCTGACTGATTATGTATCCGATCAAAGAATTGGCTTCATCAATCGTCCCATAGGCTTCTACTCGTACAGAATCTTTTTTGACGGTACGGCCGCCAATGATATTTGTATTTCCGTAGTCGCCTCTTTTTGTATAGATTTGCATTTAATGTTCACCTCTTTCTTTTTACCCTTTCTCTCTAAATCACTATATATCATATTGATTTCATTTTCAACCACTACATAATGTGTTTTTATTTCTTTTTAGCTAAAAAGAAAAGAAGTTCAAATTTTAACTAGCTGCTACCAACAAGTAAGAATTCGAACTTCTTTAACATTTATTTTTCTACCATCAGAGTGAGTTTAGAAGGGTATTTTCCTCCCGAAAGAATGGTCTGATCAGCAGGAATCGTTTTAACTGCATTTGGACCTTTTTTCGTATTGCTGTGCGGGAAAATATAATTCTCCGCGCTACTTGTAATATCCAATCTTAATTGGTGACCAGAAAAGAATTGGTTAGAAATTTTAGATGTTTCGATCTCATAATAATAGACTTCATTTGGAACAAGATAAGAGGGCTGGCTAAAACTTTCTCTAAAACGGGCACATAATATTCCCTCTGCTAAGTTGGTTGAAGTTCCATTAGTAGAAACATCTGTTAAGCGAACTACCCAATCTGTATCGACTGCTGTACTTTTAGCGTAAAAGCCTACTTTGATTTGACCTGTAATGGTCGTTTCAGAAACAAAAGG is a genomic window of Carnobacterium sp. CP1 containing:
- a CDS encoding DUF4430 domain-containing protein, with protein sequence MKLKLKLKLGLVVAASLALVACSDTNQPAGNESSSVASSEMTATSSAVETVAVSINVQEAGEDLPDANKEIKAEAGETLLEAMEKNYDITEKEGFISAVEGHEQDDKAGKYWLYTVNGEQAAVGAADYILEDGDTIVWNLDGM
- a CDS encoding ECF transporter S component, coding for MACKSKPLSIQRMTLLAMMTTLCQVSRLVFQFLPNVQPVTVILIILTLSLGISDGMIVAVLSIFISNITLGMGVWTLAQMISFVFLVLLTGLVVKPFFTRIPFVFMVFYATLSGYLYGFIISLVQAPFFGIQNIWVYYISGLPFDTLHAIGNGGFYLILAPILFPLLKRFTEKYFAEKN
- a CDS encoding cob(I)yrinic acid a,c-diamide adenosyltransferase yields the protein MQIYTKRGDYGNTNIIGGRTVKKDSVRVEAYGTIDEANSLIGYIISQMSEQDESLKSELIELQHSLFDCGTDLATPHGKKDYKVTEEMIKWIESRIDVYAEIPDAIESFVLPGGHPVASLLHLARTTVRRAERRIVSLAAVEEINLHVGIFINRLSDYLFAAARLVNHQASVKETLYERGGKVFHTSLTKKDIR